The Hermetia illucens chromosome 2, iHerIll2.2.curated.20191125, whole genome shotgun sequence genomic interval ttgataacccGCGGAGTGTCTCAAGGATCAGTGTTGCGCCCACTACTatggaacgtgatgtatgacCATGTACTGCGAATCAAACTTCCGCGACAAGCTACCCTTATcggctatgcagacgacatcgCAATTGTTGTAGCGGACAAACACCTGGAGGATGTTATCTGGGCATGTGAGAAATCGGTTAGGCTCATTAAGGATTGGTTGGTATCACATAGATTAGATTTAgcggaacacaaaactgaggctGTATTGGTCAGAGGACGTAAACTGAAAGAAACTCTACGGTTTTGTATGGGGCAGCATGTGAAAGAGTCCAAGGGTTTCATCAAATACTTCGGCgttatgctggatcatcgattgacctTTAAGAAACACTTGAGCTACGCGGGCGAGAAAGCAACGAAAGTTCTAGGTGTATTAAGTGGGATGGtgcccaatattggaggacccaAACCACCGAGGAGCCTGTTGCTAGCCAGAGTGTCTTCGTCCATTTTACTACATGCAGCACCCGTTTGGACAAAAGTCCTTAATGTTCAGgcgtataggagaaaattatcttcagtatatcgCCTAAGTGCGTTAAGAGTCGCTACCGCATTCCGAACAACGTCAAAAGAAGCAGCTTTCGTAGTCGCGGGAATGGTGTCCATTGGTATTTTAGCTGAGGAGATCCAAACACTATAAATTGGAAAGCGCGAGAAGAAAGGGGAGGTAGACGTACAGGCTGATTCCCATTATCTAGTGTTGGATTACGGGCAGCCATGGATATGCCCACTATCAGCTGACCCAATTTCTAACTGGACATGGTAGATACGCAGGTATTTACATCATGTTGGGCATGATGACTCTCCGTTCTGTCTTGAGTGTATAAACGAatacgaggacccggagcacataCAGCTTCGACTTCTCTTGACAAGACAATTACAAGTGTTAACGATCGTTCTGCAAATGCTTGAGTCTCAAGAAATGTGAAACGCACCATCAGctgtattcaggaggagcttcgaagACTAGAGCGCTTACGAAAAAGCAGGAGGGAGCGAACAATTCTCAACGTAGCCGATAGGGCTGTAGCCCGCCCACGATGTAATGTCTCTAGATAGTTCCGTGGGGCATAGTGGGTGAggaaaggtggttttagtggtttaaagtcccacactgtggctttcgatgcttttcacaaaaacagacagacggacagacagacattgaacagattttaataagattttgttttgcaaacaaagcgTTAAAAAGAGAGGAGGTTACAAAGGTACCTTACAGGATTAGCCAGCACATGAGAATATAGATACGCATCTGCGTCTATTTTTGTGATGCCAACGCGCCTTCTCAATTTATTATTTGATAATATAATGAGAATGAGCTTCCAGAGGTCTTTAAATCGACTTCTAAAGTAGATATCATAGTCGAATGTAGAAAGTTGTCGTTCcattgcaaattcaaaattttaaatgtaaatatcacCCGAAACTGGACATTCTCATatgatgtatgcatatattacgtgctacgtactaatgggaaaaatgcacactcaaggaaatacacaaaacctttcatacctgaagcgtcctgtTTCCAGTTTCCCGAGTTGTTTTTAAACGTGATTTCCCAAAAgttacctttttaaggttttgtgtaaacacaaaaccttattaaaatcggtttactgtctgtctgtatgtctgtccgtctgtctgtctgtctgtctgtctgtccgtcacacgcatttttctcgaagacggttatagcgattgacaccaaatttgatagaaaggtgggaactgtgaacgctcacgcatacagtgaattacatccttttacatcgaatttaagggggggtccctatacatgcaaaaggggggtgtaaaattttttttcatctaatatagtcatatggggtatcaaattgaaggtctcgattagtacttttccaagccgtACTTGGTTTtgccattcgttggaagggtggggagcgcggggggttgaaagtgatcacttctttaaggggggcattctcagaaactactaaaccgaaaaatctgaaaaaaatcaggaggctgccactatatggtgcctgggctccgaaataccttccatgccgatatctgtttaaataaagttaataatagtatattactacaattttttgtaattggttagaaaccccccttaagttcatcctggtacCATGAACttttgtagtgatataggctataatatagagcatgatcttaccaagtttggtggaaatcgcaccattactaacaaagttataatacctcaaatttgttgcttctttgaaaattgaagactatgaatgtcaatatcacccgaaagtagatactttcacataatatatggatatattacgtgctacgtattaagaaatacacaaaacctttcgtacctgaagcgtccagcttccggtttcccggcttgtttggaCTTGCTTGTAACCTTTCACTAGAAATATTTATCGAATCgactcaatttttttcaccaaacatagGGGGCTACTACTTTCCGAGGTCGGTCTtaaatttgacatttgttggaaaagttggGAGTgaaggggtcgaaattgatcatttctttaacggacccattctccgaaactatCGAACCCTATCTAAGCAAAATCAAGAGGCTTCCGCTATATGGtgtttaggctccgaaatagtagaagtaaataatagtatattactattatttttagtaactggctgcagaacccccctcaAGTTGATTCTAGCACCACATTTTGCACCAACATAGGCTAgcatatggagcatgatcctgccaagtttggtggaaatcgcgttattactaacaaaattataataggtcaaagctgtcacttCCTTGCAAAATTTAGGCttagaatatcagtatcacttgaaggtggatattctcacgtaatatacgcatatattacgtgctacagaATGTAacaggacaaatgcacactcaaatgtcttcataaaagagatacacaaaacctttcatacctagagCATCCAGCTTGCGGGTTCTCGGCttgttttttcatttgttcaGTAAATATTCCTCTTTGATCGGCCGAGCACGATTTTCAAGATagagcctagcaagatagaggagaagttagttagttagtttagttaactggggggagccgcagccccgagcactcaggccattattaggcccattgtactatccccgtagttgcctattcaatggcttcccgcctacggtgttcgcaggctttagcgaatctgagaacattctccagaggcagagagtgtgcagattcttcattgaagaaaaccttgccaaggtgtcttcgtctgagatctgaggatgccgggcagctgcataaaaagtgcagggccgtctcctcctcctcatcacattggctgcacacagccgaaaccactaccccaatcttttccatatggtagtttaaggcctagtgtcccgtcaaaagccctaccagggttttcatgtccgacttcttaagagacaacaaaaatgccgctctagtggctctaggctccttcacaaggattttcgcttgccgtcaagagtccaaatttttccactcggttgcgtgaatctttgcaatttcgctcttcagagtagacttgacagtagatggtcggattccaagagctggttctggccccaccattgtggatccagaccctcggcgagctagtctgtcagcctcc includes:
- the LOC119648629 gene encoding uncharacterized protein LOC119648629 — encoded protein: MYDHVLRIKLPRQATLIGYADDIAIVVADKHLEDVIWACEKSVRLIKDWLVSHRLDLAEHKTEAVLVRGRKLKETLRFCMGQHVKESKGFIKYFGVMLDHRLTFKKHLSYAGEKATKVLGVLSGMVPNIGGPKPPRSLLLARVSSSILLHAAPVWTKVLNVQAYRRKLSSVYRLSALRVATAFRTTSKEAAFVVAGMVSIGILAEEIQTL